The following DNA comes from Mya arenaria isolate MELC-2E11 chromosome 11, ASM2691426v1.
ATATTTCATGGAGTGCTGTATTTTCTTGCAGAAGTCTGATGCAGAAGCCGAAGAGTGAGATGACCCCAGAGGAGTTGTCGCAGCGGGAACAGGAGGAGTTCAACACAGGACCCCTCTCAGTGCTCACCCAGTCAGTTAAAAACAACACACAGGTCCTCATAAACTGCAGGAACAACAAGAAACTGCTTGGCAGAGTGAAGGCCTTTGACAggtttgtattaatattttgaactCTGGACTTGATAATAATTCAGGCATCTGAAATATCTGTGTCAAGTCTGTAACTGATTATTTAACTACCAGTACAAGTA
Coding sequences within:
- the LOC128207271 gene encoding small nuclear ribonucleoprotein Sm D2, which gives rise to MASLMQKPKSEMTPEELSQREQEEFNTGPLSVLTQSVKNNTQVLINCRNNKKLLGRVKAFDRHCNMVLENVKEMWTEVPKTGKGKKKSKPVNKDRFISKMFLRGDSVILVLRNPLATAK